The Heterodontus francisci isolate sHetFra1 chromosome 12, sHetFra1.hap1, whole genome shotgun sequence genome includes the window gaaactttaaaacaagaagctgaagagaaaaaacaaaCTACATGCCATAGAAGGTGGAGAAAAGTTCCATAGGATGGAAGTGTAGCCGAGAAGcaagtgatcgggtgagtcattgtgccaatgatCTAGAAATCCTGGTAAAAcaaagcctttgaagagcttaaaaaattaattttctaaaggctccgtgTAAGCGAGAAAGCAAAAACCAAGGGGAAAACCTTGGAAAAGCACACAAACTGAAAAAAAGTCTGATAGTGAAGAGGAAAAAAAACCctgaacacagcagagtctccattaatgCAGCAAAGCTGAAGAAAACGAATCATTTAAAAAGTCAAGCTTGAAGGTAATAGTCTCTTGCTctcaaaaagcaaaggggaaaacctttGAACTATCCATCAAACAGTTCTGTCAATTCCAATAGGCAGAtgtgtaaacatttcagtgaaCTGTTTAAGCAAAGCGAAAACCCCTGGAGAACATATAAATAAACAAACAGGGAACACTCTCAAGCACCTGCTACACTCCATAAAAGCAAGTTAGCCTGACAAAaaggaatttcttaaaggggaacactctaaaaagtaaataagaattttttttaatgaatcAAATTATGGGAGTGCCAGGGAGTTTCAAACATCACAACGATccaatcaaactcaaaactgggtattatggaggaaaaggttcctcagatGCAGAATTGCATTGAAATTGGACAACAAGTCCGAAACAGTACAAGATAATACATTATTATGCTTAATTGATGCTATAactgatgatataatagcaagacaatGTATTGACGAAACATTAGCCAAATTCAAGAAATTCTTAAATGCTTACAATTCTTATTTCAATCTACGCAGCAATAacagaccagtgctgcgaggtgagaAAAGACCTTGCTTCAGGAAACCTCCTgtaactgttcagttccttcaccagagggctgaacaagaggcaccgggaaaaaaggtacactggagtgggggagggtgtgggggtagATCGAAAGATACCTGTAAAGCCTGCCAGCGCTGTGGTGCAAAAATTTCCATCAGGCGTGACCAATGTCCTgacaatagagcagaatgcttttattgcaaaaaatagggcatttcagtaagatgtgttgaaataaaatctcgactatctcaacctctaaaggaaaagtagttaagaatagagaggtCAATGAAGTTatgcaacctcctgcagcagactaATCAAAGTATTTTCTGGGTGAGATCAATGATCAGAAACAAGCATTTGGTCGGCAGACATTTAGGTCAATCGACATATCACTCATTTCAAActtgacaccagagcaagtgtgaTGGCCCTGTCAGACAAAGAGCCTTGGCTATCCACAcacattctgcaaccaacagaaactcagttatatGGTCCAGGAGGTGctgtacttgaagtaaaggggaagtacaAATGACActtcaatataagggaaagcagcTATTCGAAACAAGTGGCTAATGCTCCACCATTGCCTTCATGGTGACATGTtcctgatttcaaaaggaagttggatggtcacttgaaagaaataaacttgcaggcctatGAGCCtcccaacctgacctgagcactgcagagagtccaGATTCACCAATGTGGAGAGAacccacacaacacagcacagccgccatgccactcaaagactaccagagcgagaaagagaaatgcagcaagttcatACAGGAGTGCTACATggacagagaacttgggaagaagcaagtctAACAAAATTGTCAGATTCCCAACTAGACCATGGGAACGGTTGGCGATGGATTgattcttctttgagggaagatcctatctaattatagttgattacttctcaagatggatcgaaCTTAAGCAgaggtacacaacaacaactgaaacaGTCAAGCAGTTTCCAAGAAGTTttcacaacacatggtatacctaatCAGCTAGTATctaataatggaccacaatttgcaagagGAGGGATGTATTGTTTTAGtgctttgaaattgcaattgcattggtcATTGTGTACTcctgaggctgctgtagaacacacatgctagcaaagagaaagtgaaacaaaGACTGAAGAATGAAAGGAGAAGCCttcatgttcagctgctgcagtctttgtctcataCCTTATACCAAACTTGGCCAAACCTCATtcaagtcccaaggacatcacaagTGTTAATGTCTAGATATGTGGTCTTCCAGCAAACATTTTGCTTTAGAAATCAGAGTCATTAAACTTACCAATTTAATGTTTGTTAATCTGTATTAGTTAACATTTTGGACATACTTAACTTATGTTAACTGCCTAATTCTTCCAACACATATGCTTTTGGCTTAAAAACCACTTCAGCACAGATCAAACACATTTTTACTGGCTTCCTTCCACCAAAGGGCTAGACTCCTAATCCTTAAAGGAACATCCCAAAACCTTTAGCACTACAGCACCGGGCAGAAGAAGTTAGGAGTTCGAATTCTAATGTTGCCGAATCCAGAAAATCACCTGTCCCAAATGCTTCATGCTTTACTCAGTGTGGTACCAAATGATGGTTATCCCTTCCTAAAATTGGGCAGATAAGTAGTATTTGTGTGAAGTGTGTTGAGAagtttctgagagacatgataaggTGTTacgtaaatgcaaatcttttttataAGAGACACATCCTACATATAGGACCGGATGCTGAGTCACAGACAAGCTATACAGTATACAGTGGAGTTGTGAATTCCTGTAACTACTAAACTATTTCTTGTTAAATGCTGTTGCAATCTaaggaaaaataaagtaaaaacacACGGTAAGTGGTACTTTGAGCAGAGTGTTGCTCTGAGACATATTCTCCAGCTGTAGAAAATGAGTAAAACTTAGCCTTGTCCTGATGTTTATAATGTAATCTTTTGAAGATGTAAAGTTTTATTAAAGCATTTCTAAATCATTTCTAGTCACTGAATAAAAGTGAATATGAGTAAAGAATGTGTTGGCAGCTCTGACTGCAGATTCTGTTGTATGTCAGTTGTTTACATTTATTTTCGATTATTCCCTTTTATCCTCGTACACCCGACTATTCTTTTATTGACTCTTTCTATGCAacaaacatttatttttattttacagCTTCATGTTTGAAGGAATCTGTCCAAAGTGTCAGGAGTATGTTGTAGCTCCCAAATAGGAGTCTTTTTTCAAACTCTTTTGGAAGAGTGGAGTGCCATCTCCAGCTGAACATAGGGAAAATGATCTACCTTCAGAATTCTCAATGACTCAAATCTCCACAAGATGATCACATCATCAGGACAGTCTCCATTTCCCCTCTCCTGTTCCCAGAATGGGTGAGGAGTTAGAGAACGTGactgagggaggtgggggggggggggggggaggagggggtgggggggaggggtgatggggggagGTGGAAGAAGAAGTGATGCTTGGCCACACTCAAGCAAAATACCAAACCTCTGAGTATACTTTGATGCCTCTATATATTCAGATTATTTGTTAGTTCCAATTCAGACCTTCACAGTTGGTCCTGTGATGCTGCATCGCAAGACTCTTAAATCTACAAATAGATGTATTTTGTCCAGTTTGGTTAGCTCGATAGAATAAAGTTCTGCTACGCTCACAGATATTTTTGTTGAAAGGTTTGAGGATGGCCTTGATGGTACTGTTACCATTACTGATCAGCCTTTTTGCTCTCCTAGCGCCGATCATCCTTCTCGTGACTGCTTGCCTCTATCTCTGGCAGCTTCAATGGAATCTAAAGCGAGACAAGAACTgggatctccctctccctcctggaTCCATGGGACTTCCATTTTTTGGTGAAACGTTCCACTGGCTCCTACAGGTATGTCTGATTGCTCATCATACTAAGTAACATTGAAGGATAAGGTAGAAAAATTAAACTGTTTGTTCGTTAGGGTAAGTGTTTAGTTCTTTTATTTTATGTCTTTTTTTAGTTCTGTCCCTGTCCCAATTTGTACCAGTTTTACTCTTAGTGGTATGGCCTGGGTGACTTGTGCTGTGAGGAAAGCCCTAAAGGTGAACAATTCACTAATTAACAGCTTTTACATATCTCAGTGTCAGGTATCATACaggcagaaaaagaaagacttgcatttatatagtgcctttcacaatctcaggacatcccaaagcactttgcagccaatgaagtatttttgaagtgttataAATGTAGGAAGCACaacagctgggtcaaaatcctggaactcccttcctaacagcactgtgggtgtacctaccccaaatggactgcagcggttcaagaaggcagctcaccaccaccaccttctcaagggcaattagggatgggcaataaatgctgacctggccagcgtcgcacacatcccttgaatgaataaaaaaaaacctgctgGTTTGCGCACAGTcagatttgcgcacagcaaggtcacaGCAAGCATCAttgagataatgagcagataatctgttttagtgatgtaggttgagggataaatattgaccaggacaccagggagaactccccctgctcttctttgaaatagtgtcatggattTTTTTAATGCCTGCCAAAAGGGCAAATCGGGTTTTCGTTTAACTTCAccctctgaaagacagcatctctgagtgcagcactccctcagtccagcaCTGCAGCATCAACCTAGATTttatgctgaagtctctggagtgggactcaaacccacaaccttctgattcagaaatGAGAATATTAGTGAGTCACAGCTGACATACAGTTTACTGCAATCCAGTACTGCACAGCTCACTCATGTCAACTCCTGTACAAATGAAGTTCACATGGGGTGGAAGGCAACAATCCTCAAACATCTGGTGCTGCACAGTTATGTGTATTTCATTAACTCATACACAGAAGTTAAAGAGCTTGCATAGTGATGTGCTTGTCAGGATTAGACATGACTGAAAAGGACTACTGACGAGCTGCATTTATTAAGATATTGCTGCCAAGCTGGAAGTATCAAGGAGTGCACAGAAATAAAATCAAAGTACGAGAAATATGCATTAGGTCAGTTGTCATTCAGAAAAGACTAGCTAACGCTTCACTGATCAAAATTAAAAGAGGGGGAAAACAAGATCTAGCACACAGATATACtggactggattttacagccccctctccccactcccgacgtcgggggttgtggtggggtgggggtgggaggggtcggAAAATGcttctggcagaggcctgccacaggcctcggCTCCAGGaaagcccggcccgatattgccatcGGCAGCAAGGTCTCGTGGCACCACCCACCCCCGCCGCTCAGCAACAGGAGACAAATCTACATATGCAAACAAATTTAAATCCTTGCATTAAAGAGCATCACGCACCCGCTGTCCGTGCCACACCAATATTagtgctggtggctggcactcctgtgccttcggatccccgaccGGGGATCTGAGGCGGAAAACTGGTAAGGAGGGAGGAGCaggtaaatttctcagtgcggGGGAGCGGGGTCAGAGTAATTTCATTGGTCTGGAGGTGATGGGAAGGGGCAAAGTTTATAAAATTGATCAGCTTTGAGGGGGGAAAAGTCGGGAGTACAAGGTGAGTAAGTGATTTGTGGTGTGTGCAGAGGGCAGGTTATTATTTTCATGGTtattgggtggggtgtgggggagagggtcagaataaatttatttcatttttaataaacattgtttctttaaaaatgtaaattataatataaggctcaaagccctttaaaaatgtgccAGAGCCTGCACAGTCGCGCCTGGCGTTGTTGCTGGGGATGAACCGCCCGCCCCCTTCACGTCATCGGTGGGGGGCAGTCCGCCCCGgcaatttaaatgagccactgggcTGAATACCACTGCGGCTCCGTGACgagtgcaggccgccatttttgaagctcgcagcCAAGATCAGCGGCAAGCATTTAAAATCCAGCCTTAGCTAACTTCACAAAGGGTGGCGAATGGGTTAATAAACTATAGCAAATGTCAACCCCAGAACAAAAAAGACAAACAAAAGTCATAAGGAGAGGCGGAACAAAACATCTTCAAAGTTTGTCTGTGGTCTATTTCGCAACATTTTAGCTTCACTGAATTTTTTATGAAAAAAATTTGCATTTCTTAAAATAGTTTACAATGTGTTCATGTGACATTCCTCTATCCATTGTTATAAAGGACACAACaactaaattaaaataaatggaTTAATGTCCCTGTTAAAATAACAAATGTTGGTGAGCATGTTAAATATTCATACATCAATATTACTGACAGACATATCTAGGTTTCAATTTTTTAGGACTGTATTGCCCAAGCAAACATGTTTCAAACAAACTAGGTCAGATTTTGTCATCGTTGTGCTGAGCATGAAGGATCACCAGGCCTGGTGAATAGTGGGAGAGCGGGTGGGGGAAAAAAACCACACATGGGGGGAATTTAATCCTGGTGGCAGGGGTCTCGACATCCGGAGAAACTGACTCCAAGATCCCCTCGTCGCCTCCTCTATGGAAGGCCCgctaaatttagtgccaatcaggcacttaactgggcagcggcgggccttccatgggatcaaggacaccGGAGCTGGACATCTCGCCCTTGCAGAGCCAATCAGAGgcaggcagctgcagcgccactgcagagTGGGTGGCTGCTATCGCAAGTGCACCTGCCAGAGGCCCATGAGCATCGCTGGAACCATACCTCAGATAGGTCAGAGCAGGAAGGGTCTCATGGGGTGGAGGTCGCAcgggaggggggtcagcagcaagggcagggggtggccctcagcagcCTGCACAGTTTTCTGCGCCGTGCTTTCCATGTGTGACGGGGCTGCCCACCACACAGCTAATTGCAGCGGCGGTAGGGAGAAGCCCGTAATAGgatattaattgcccagttaagagcctcaattggccttcaTCGGTCTATTCCGCCCCTGGCAAAATCTCTTGGCGGcggggaggtgatgggccctccgccccATCACCTGTTGTGATTCTATAGGCCCCCCGGCCTCCGATCCAGCCTCGGAGGTAGGGGCGGGGGCATAAAATCCAAACCAAGGAGTCAGTAAGAGGGGTGATGCAGACACATAGAACATATCCTCTACAGGcatccaaactgtttgtacagctGTGCATAATGTGACCCTCCAACCACACATAACGAAATATGAAAGTGTCAAAGAATCAACGCCCAAATGTCCTCATCCAGAAAAGATGAAGCACCTGAGTGAaaatctgacagtctctattatccATGGGGCAAATTCTATGCTCTCAGCAGCaaattcccctcaaagtcacacacaacTCCAATTTGGAAATATatctccactccttcactgtcgctgggtcaaactcctggaactccctccttaaaaacttggtgtacctacaccacattttctgcagtgattcaagaagttggctcaccaccaccttctcaagggaaattatggctggtcaataaatgctggccttgccagcaacatcgcATGAACAAATGGAAAAATACAGGTTTGGGTCATATGCTTGCTATCTAAAGAAAGTTGAAAGCTGCTAGTTTGAAAGAAGTAAAATGTCATCTTCATTGCTGACGCTTCTTATTATACAGTATGTAAGTTTTGCCCTTACTTTTTACAGGGCTCCAATTTCCATGCCTCTAGAAGGAAGCAACATGGAAACGTGTTCAAGACGCATTTGCTTGGGCGACCAGTGGTGCGTGTCACTGGTGCGGAACACCTGCGTCGGCTGCTGCTCGAAGAGCACAATTTAGTTGGTGCCAACTGGCCACAGAGTGCCCAAGCCATCCTGGGTTCCACCAGCCTGGCAAACTCCACTGGGGACATCCACCGTCACAGAAGAAAGGTACTGATTCGACTAGAAAACTTCAAACCTCTACCTCCAAAAGGATATTAATTGTCAGGTGAAATACACAAACAAAGATTTGATGTTGTGGACAATAAAGTTTAAATGCTAAATTAATTGAAACATTTACTTCATATCCTTGAGCCAAATGATTTGTAGTTTGACCTTTGACTGTCTCTATGTGAGTGTTTGCATCTCTTCCAAGCTAAACGAGGTTCATCACAAAGGTATGTTATTCAATGTACTGTCAGTTCCAACACTGCCTAACCAGGACTGCCATTAACTCGGGGTAGGGGCATCATCTGTAGCAACTGGGAATTCTCTTGCTTGAGGCTAGAAAGTAATGACTTCAAACTGTTCCTAAGGGAAGAGTTACTCATTCATGGGTATTTATATGCCAAAAAAGACGAAAAAGTGTTTTGTTAAATGCTGTTAGCAAAACTTCGATATAAATTCTATATAATATAATATTTCATCAGCCTCCCCATTGCGCATTCAATTATAGTGAAATTCACCACATAACCACTTAGGTTAACAACATCTGAGGAAAAACATTTCTGAACTTTTATTAGCACCATTAAATTCATAATATTTTGTAGAGACATCCCAGTCACTCCATATGTAAATGCAGCACATAGCGTGATTCTGAGTAATGAGACCATGAAAATGCCTGGCTATTTCTGTGGTCTGTGTTGGGGCAGCAGAGGGAATGTTACAATTAGCATCAGCACGAATCAGCCACTAAAAGGTGTACACATATGAAGGTCAGGTGAGAATAGAATCAGGCTCCATTGTGATGCCATTGCTGTTGAATAGGCTGCAGACACTCAATtccctggccacacaagtgccaggcaatggccatcttcaacaagagagaatttaaccactttcccttgacattcaacaacattactatCATTGAAATATGTCACATCGTCATCTTTAGggtctccattgaccagaaacttaactgaactgcTGTCCAGTGATTGCTATCAGTTCTCAAACCAAACCCCAGCAAGACTGAAGAAAAGGAGGAGGGGAAAATGTTTTGTGATTCTCAACATCTTATATCATAATCATACTTTTACCACTCTGGGCTTCATGATTTTTCCAGTAATCTAATGTTGCAGCTGAGAATCAAAACAGAATCAAGAGAGGAAAATAATGATCCAAGATGCCTGTAAATGAGAAAAGTAACTGATATAAAATATTTAGAATACATTTTTCTCCTCACCTGAATTTTTCTCTTTAATTTTCTGCCTGTCCATTTTGATTTTCCCATTTTCTGTCACATTTATTTTCATTGTGTTGTTTTTAAGTAGTTTCGTTTTCAAAAATTAACTGCCTTTcacgcaaaagcaaaatactgcggatgctggaaatctgaaataaaaacagaaaaggctggaaatactcaccaagcCTGGAGCGTCTGTGAAGAAAGAGAGTGAACAAAAGGTGATCGACCTGatatgttgactctgtttctctttccattgaTGCTTTTTAAGCTTTCCTGTCAAGCTGATCTCTGAGAGATGaatatgcattttttttttaaatgagtgtATGAAAGCAGAAATAGAATCTTGCAGCTAGCACTGAAAGAATTTGCCTGTCCTCATCCTCTCTATAACAGCAAGGCTATATATTGTCCTACAATGATCACCTCATGAAGAATTAAAATATGGTGCATTGTGTATGCTGGTAAATAGCTTTACTGCCATGTCTGAATAAAAATGGGGGTTGCACCAGCACATATTAGAGAATCACCTTGTCCAAGGTGAAAGACTCCTGTTTATCAATAGGGTTAATGTATATGGATCCATTTTAAAGTATATTTTGCAGTGTTTGAGAATGGTGTTTTCACCATGAAAATTGTACACTCATTTTTCTTTTCCTATCAAACAGCTGATGTTCATAGAAATATTTATTCACATGGAGGAAAAAATTCAGACAATGGATAAATAATTACTAATGTGAAAAATATCTACTTCTGTGATATTTATTGTTTCACAATCTGATCTATAAGGCACACCTTCCCATCTCCTTGAACTTTATACACTGGTGCAACTTTATAGTGTTTATATGGTACTGGCAACTGTAGAATAAGGGGCAACGTATGTTTCAGATTTTATAGTAAATGCTAGACTCCAGTCTGCTGAGTGTTCCTTAATCCAAACCGTATCCCTTCAACATCATTTTGATTTGTTGACAGGTCTACGCAAGAATTTTCAGCCATTCTGCTTTAGAGAGTTACCTGCCACGAATCAAGCAGGTGGTGGCAGAGACAGTGAGGGACTGGTGTGCCAGGGAATGCCCTGTCACCGTATACCCAGAGAGCAAGAAGCTCATGTTCCGCATAGCGGTGGCAGTACTGCTGGGATCCTCGCCAAGCGACAAGGAGCTCACCGACCTGTTCACCATCTTTGAGCAACTTACCAAAAACATTTTCTCGCTGCCCCTGGATGTCCCAGGCAGTGGCTACAGAAAGGTATGCTTAATTCTTGCCATCCACCACATTCTCCTGTGATTCGGGCAATGTTGCTGAAGGGCCTCTTCGATAGTGATGCAACTTCAGAAGGTTCTTACTGTAATGTCAACTGTAAAATAGTTCTGTGCCAAGATAATACAAGGCATTTGAGCACAGCTTCAGGAGCATGTTGTTCTCCAATTATCCAGTGAGCCTTCCCTTCCTTTCTCCTTGTAGGGAAATGCTAGACCTACTTGGCACCTCTCCTGATGATGTGACTGAGAACTGGAAGTCACTATATGCGTTCTACCCCTTCAATGTGCAGTCTGGTGGAACCATAACACACAGCATCTCTTGCACATCTTGATTGCCACTGCTCCACctttggcagccataccttcaaaTACCTAGCCTccaaactctgaaattctctgctaaagttctctgcctctctatttctctctctttctttaagacactccttgaaatctacctctttggccaagcttttggtcacctgtccttatatctccttatgtgactcagggtcaaatgttgtttgataacgctcttcagaagtgccttggaatgttttactacattaaaggcgctatataaataaaagttgttgtgctgtccttgcacttgctgctgttccacCCCCATTTTAATGCAAAAGAAATCCTCCTCCCTGTGGTTGAATTCAGTATGTACAACATATGTTATTAAGATATTATAGGAAGATCACAAAATACATACTGATGAGAAAGGGCATTTAGCCTGTCTCAGATTGGTAGGTGCAATTTGGGTACCAGCCAAGCGGAACACTGCTTAGTTCCTACCTGTCTGGATCTTAAACTGTTTAGGAGAGAGCATGTTTGGATAGATGCATGTATGGAGCTATCTCCCAAAATGTGAAGAGAATTCACACTCTGTAAACATTTAATGGACAGTCAGATAGGTTTACTTAAAATGTCCAGATGTCCCACCAAACTTTGTAAACCAGGTTTGAGACTAGACTGGATTTATACTCCATGTAGTGACAAAGCAAAGGAGTGTGAGTCTGTCCCCTCATTGGACGCTCACTGCGAAATCCCAGTTTTCCGAGGCAAAATAGGGAATTCCAACCTCTGGACGGACTGGAAAATTTTAATGTGGCAGTAATGCATTATGTAAGTGCGCAAGCACTTACTTTATCACTGCAATATCAACCCTGTATTATAAAATTAAATATATAATACCCAATCTCTGTAACAGTCTCCCCCCCACTTCAGTCCTGCAACCCTCCAGGAtagctgcactcctccaattctggcattttgcacagccccaattttcatcgctccaccactaACATAATGTACCGCGCTCTATCTATTGTACAGCATTTTTCTTTAAAAACAATGTTTCAAGTACCTCATTCCTTGTTTTCTACTGTCTCCAGGTCCCACTGTTCATTTTGGAGGTGGGACACATATCGCAAAAACTGACTCTTGAGCA containing:
- the LOC137375808 gene encoding cytochrome P450 26B1-like isoform X3, which codes for MALMVLLPLLISLFALLAPIILLVTACLYLWQLQWNLKRDKNWDLPLPPGSMGLPFFGETFHWLLQGSNFHASRRKQHGNVFKTHLLGRPVVRVTGAEHLRRLLLEEHNLVGANWPQSAQAILGSTSLANSTGDIHRHRRKVYARIFSHSALESYLPRIKQVVAETVRDWCARECPVTVYPESKKLMFRIAVAVLLGSSPSDKELTDLFTIFEQLTKNIFSLPLDVPGSGYRKGIRARDRLHQYFEKVIEDMLQSSSYKEYSTALSILINSSKEHGTEMSIQELKGFQIPKGWSVMYSIRDTHDTAPIFQHPEIFDPDRFAKDQMKDKNARFQYLPFGGGVRRCLGKELAKLILKVLAIELASLSHWELATKTFPKMLMVPIVHPADGLKVQFSAQLCNKSKVAEVSLE